The proteins below are encoded in one region of Actinomycetota bacterium:
- the carA gene encoding glutamine-hydrolyzing carbamoyl-phosphate synthase small subunit, whose translation MSDALLALADGTVFRGRAWGAEGETFGEVVFNTSLTGYQEVLTDPSYHGQVVAMTYPHQGSYGVNALDEEAPRPWVSGFIIRDGVERPSSWRATEGLRDYLVRNGIVAIEGVDTRALTRRLRLEGAMTGGVTTLDIGEDEFVERVRSAPPLVGRDLVREVTARQPYDVDAGELLASGLFDPSIEGADPRVQGAKVAAIDYGMKRNILRCLVGLGFEVRVFPATTPAAEVLAWGPDGVFLSNGPGDPSALPYAIENIRAVLDSRTPTFGICLGHQLLGTALGATTYKLKFGHRGANHPVKSLVTGRVEITSHNHGFAVKTGLDPTEGGEAWQVLARSKADDWVWRSRYGDVALTHFDLNDGTLEGVRALEIPAYSVQYHPEAAPGPHDSRYLFAEFVELIAGRTDAGR comes from the coding sequence ATGAGCGATGCGCTGCTCGCGCTCGCGGACGGGACCGTCTTCCGAGGCCGCGCCTGGGGAGCGGAGGGGGAGACGTTCGGGGAGGTCGTGTTCAACACGTCCCTCACGGGCTACCAGGAGGTGCTCACCGACCCGTCCTACCACGGACAGGTCGTCGCGATGACCTACCCGCACCAGGGCAGTTACGGGGTGAACGCCCTGGACGAGGAGGCACCGCGCCCCTGGGTCTCGGGGTTCATCATCCGCGATGGCGTGGAGCGGCCCTCGTCCTGGCGCGCCACGGAGGGGCTGCGCGACTACCTCGTCCGGAACGGCATCGTGGCCATCGAGGGCGTCGACACCAGGGCGCTCACGCGGCGGCTGCGGCTCGAGGGAGCGATGACGGGTGGGGTCACCACGCTGGACATCGGGGAGGACGAGTTCGTGGAGCGGGTCCGCAGCGCGCCGCCGCTGGTGGGCCGCGACCTCGTCCGCGAGGTCACGGCCCGGCAGCCCTACGACGTCGACGCCGGGGAGCTGCTGGCGAGCGGTCTCTTCGATCCGTCGATCGAGGGTGCCGACCCGCGTGTCCAGGGCGCGAAGGTCGCGGCGATCGACTACGGGATGAAGCGGAACATCCTGCGGTGCCTCGTCGGTCTGGGCTTCGAGGTCCGGGTCTTCCCGGCGACGACCCCCGCGGCCGAGGTGCTCGCGTGGGGACCGGACGGGGTCTTCCTGTCCAACGGACCCGGCGACCCGTCAGCGCTCCCGTACGCGATAGAGAACATCCGAGCCGTCCTCGATTCCCGAACGCCGACCTTCGGCATCTGTCTCGGCCACCAGCTCCTGGGCACCGCGCTGGGCGCGACCACGTACAAGCTGAAGTTCGGACACCGCGGGGCCAACCACCCGGTGAAGTCGCTCGTCACGGGTCGCGTCGAGATCACCTCCCACAACCACGGTTTCGCGGTGAAGACCGGGTTGGACCCGACCGAGGGCGGGGAGGCGTGGCAGGTGCTCGCCCGCTCGAAGGCGGACGACTGGGTCTGGAGGTCGCGGTACGGAGACGTCGCGCTGACCCATTTCGACCTCAACGACGGGACGTTGGAGGGGGTGCGGGCCCTGGAGATACCGGCCTACTCGGTCCAGTACCATCCGGAAGCCGCGCCGGGACCGCACGACTCGCGGTACCTGTTCGCCGAGTTCGTCGAGCTGATAGCTGGGAGGACAGATGCAGGTCGGTAG
- a CDS encoding dihydroorotase, with product MKGATVWQGGEDFRTLDVVVEDERIAELREGVATPSGADVLDCSGAVVAPGFVDLHVHLREPGSGDDETIATGSAAAALGGYTAVCAMPNTDPPADSAAVVEMIHRRGREVGLVDVHPIGAITAGRAGERLAAMGEMHRSSARVRLFSDDGDPVPTAHLMRRAMEYARTFDAVLIEHAEDPSMRGGHMHEGEVSALLGLPGIPAEAEEICILRDLALLKLTGSRLHIAHLSTSQGAAAVRAAKAAGLPVTCEVTPHHLALTDDALRGFDPAFKVAPPLRSSEHVKALKEAVADGTVDAIATDHAPHAPHRKDREFDHAPCGMLGLETALGVAVAELVEPGICGLGRVLELMSTGPARILGDDAQGRTPAPGAPANLTVLDPTSVWTVDPAALASASRNTPFAGRKLVGRVVHTMLRGRLTVRDGEVTR from the coding sequence CTGAAGGGTGCGACGGTCTGGCAGGGGGGCGAGGACTTCCGGACGCTCGACGTCGTCGTCGAAGACGAGCGGATAGCCGAGCTGCGAGAGGGGGTCGCGACCCCCAGCGGCGCAGACGTCCTCGACTGCTCGGGCGCGGTGGTGGCACCGGGCTTCGTCGACCTGCACGTCCACCTGCGGGAGCCGGGCTCCGGCGACGACGAGACCATCGCGACCGGGTCGGCCGCCGCGGCGCTGGGCGGGTACACCGCCGTATGCGCGATGCCGAACACCGATCCCCCGGCCGATTCGGCGGCGGTCGTCGAGATGATCCACCGGCGCGGGCGCGAGGTCGGACTCGTCGACGTCCACCCGATCGGGGCGATCACCGCCGGCCGGGCCGGCGAGCGCCTCGCCGCGATGGGGGAGATGCATCGCAGCTCCGCCCGCGTACGTCTCTTCTCCGACGACGGCGACCCCGTCCCCACCGCCCACCTCATGCGGCGCGCCATGGAGTACGCCCGGACGTTCGACGCCGTCCTCATCGAGCACGCCGAGGACCCCTCGATGCGCGGGGGCCATATGCATGAGGGTGAGGTCTCGGCTCTCCTCGGCCTGCCCGGGATACCCGCGGAGGCGGAGGAGATCTGCATCCTCCGCGACCTGGCGCTCCTGAAGCTCACCGGGAGCCGCCTGCACATCGCGCACCTGTCCACGTCGCAGGGAGCCGCCGCGGTGCGAGCGGCGAAGGCGGCCGGGCTCCCGGTCACGTGCGAGGTCACGCCGCACCACCTCGCGCTCACGGACGACGCCCTGCGTGGATTCGACCCCGCCTTCAAGGTGGCACCACCGCTGCGGTCATCCGAACACGTGAAGGCCCTGAAGGAGGCGGTGGCGGACGGGACGGTCGACGCGATAGCCACCGACCACGCGCCGCACGCCCCGCACCGGAAGGACCGCGAGTTCGACCACGCCCCCTGCGGGATGCTCGGCCTCGAGACCGCCCTCGGGGTGGCGGTGGCCGAGCTGGTCGAGCCCGGGATCTGCGGACTCGGACGCGTGCTCGAGCTGATGTCCACCGGGCCGGCGAGGATCCTCGGGGACGACGCGCAGGGGAGGACCCCGGCGCCCGGAGCGCCCGCGAACCTCACCGTCCTGGACCCGACCTCGGTCTGGACGGTCGACCCGGCCGCGCTCGCGTCCGCGAGTCGGAACACGCCCTTCGCCGGTCGGAAGCTCGTCGGCCGGGTGGTCCACACGATGCTCCGCGGACGGCTGACCGTCCGCGACGGGGAGGTGACCAGATGA